The proteins below come from a single Alphaproteobacteria bacterium genomic window:
- a CDS encoding Xaa-Pro peptidase family protein: MGNDNPSSVAHRTPVTSISDTEASLDMVRLRGYRLGRLREQLKARDYAACLLVDPVNIRYASGSRNYSMFQTHTPGRYLFVAAEGPVVLFDAEACHHVAQGLETITEVRPAVGFSFFFSGPRLTDSIRTWAAEIADLFHRAAAGNKRLAVDRCDPPCAAVLARHGIELCDAQEPIELARSIKSPEEILCMNVSLAVADIAMARMNEALKPGMTENELWSILYQTNIAMGGEWLDARMLSSGDRTNPWYQESSERRIRPGDLVAFDADMVGPFGYCADVSRTFFCGPGTPSQYQRELYRRAYEEIEHNMTLVKAGVTFREMAEKAYRQADEYVPNRYMLLAHGIGLCDEYPSIYHRHDFNRAGFDGVIEENMTLCIESYVGAVGGKEGVKLEHQVLVTKTGCELLSKYPFEAALLR; encoded by the coding sequence ATGGGCAACGATAATCCGTCTTCAGTCGCGCACAGGACGCCGGTCACCTCGATCAGCGACACGGAGGCCTCGCTCGACATGGTGCGATTGCGCGGCTATCGGCTCGGGCGCCTCCGCGAGCAGCTCAAAGCGCGTGACTATGCGGCTTGCCTGCTCGTCGATCCCGTCAACATTCGTTATGCAAGCGGTAGCCGCAACTATTCAATGTTCCAGACGCACACGCCGGGGCGATATCTCTTTGTCGCGGCAGAGGGGCCTGTCGTGCTGTTCGATGCAGAGGCCTGTCACCACGTGGCCCAGGGCCTCGAAACCATCACGGAAGTACGGCCTGCGGTCGGCTTCAGCTTTTTCTTCAGTGGACCGCGGCTCACGGATAGCATCCGCACGTGGGCTGCCGAAATCGCCGACCTCTTTCACCGAGCTGCGGCCGGCAATAAGCGGCTGGCGGTCGACCGATGCGACCCCCCTTGCGCCGCTGTCCTTGCGCGGCATGGCATCGAGCTTTGCGATGCACAGGAGCCGATCGAGCTTGCGCGCTCGATCAAATCGCCGGAAGAGATTCTATGCATGAATGTCTCGCTCGCCGTCGCGGACATCGCGATGGCCCGCATGAACGAAGCCTTGAAACCCGGCATGACGGAAAACGAGCTTTGGTCGATCCTTTACCAGACAAACATTGCCATGGGAGGGGAGTGGCTTGACGCGCGCATGCTGTCGTCTGGCGACCGAACCAATCCGTGGTATCAAGAGAGCAGTGAGCGCAGGATTAGACCCGGCGACCTTGTCGCCTTCGACGCCGACATGGTCGGGCCGTTCGGCTATTGTGCGGACGTATCGCGCACGTTCTTCTGTGGGCCCGGTACGCCGAGCCAGTATCAGCGCGAGCTATATAGGCGCGCCTACGAGGAGATTGAACACAACATGACGCTTGTGAAGGCCGGCGTGACATTCAGGGAAATGGCGGAGAAGGCTTACCGACAGGCGGACGAATATGTGCCGAACCGTTACATGCTCCTGGCGCACGGGATCGGCCTCTGCGATGAATACCCGTCGATCTACCACCGGCACGATTTCAACCGGGCAGGCTTTGACGGTGTCATCGAGGAGAACATGACTTTGTGCATCGAGAGTTACGTGGGTGCCGTCGGGGGAAAGGAAGGAGTGAAGCTCGAGCATCAGGTTCTCGTGACGAAGACGGGCTGCGAGCTCTTGTCCAAATACCCGTTCGAGGCGGCGCTGCTGCGGTGA
- a CDS encoding branched-chain amino acid ABC transporter substrate-binding protein: protein MKYVTRAGLKRLSLAAAVLVCMTAPGWAATAGPVTDPIGVVTVQKGAPIVIGGMWVISGPDTALGTDSKRGAEIAFKEVGEKILGHPIRFLVEDDQCNAEGGQTAATKLAATPSIVAVLGSACSSVCTPAAPILWKQGIVELGTACSAPSLTAADRKPEYDGFVRTIYSDIEQGAADAKYMFDALKVKKIVTVHDGSPYAQQLTVVTATNFTKLGGTVLSQEAIAPTDVDMHPLLTRIATEKPDAIYFPVFVAGAAQLLRQAKETPGLDKIPLIGGGSLMAPEMITAAGPSVVGFRIAYPDVSDEAMGKGYPKFIEAYKKAYGEGPISGFHGQAYDAAQLLMKAIQKVAVDKDGSLYIGRKALRDAVFATSFDGVSGPIACDAHGECGKFKPAVYEYTNADAKTFKIGTNPKKIWP from the coding sequence ATGAAATACGTCACTCGAGCTGGATTGAAGCGACTCTCGCTGGCGGCGGCCGTACTTGTGTGCATGACCGCACCCGGCTGGGCCGCAACCGCTGGGCCAGTCACCGATCCGATTGGCGTCGTTACCGTCCAAAAGGGTGCCCCGATCGTGATCGGCGGCATGTGGGTCATCTCCGGGCCCGATACGGCACTCGGCACGGACTCGAAGCGCGGTGCTGAAATTGCCTTCAAGGAAGTGGGCGAGAAGATTCTCGGCCATCCGATCCGATTCCTCGTCGAGGACGACCAGTGCAACGCCGAAGGGGGCCAGACGGCGGCAACGAAGCTCGCGGCCACGCCGTCGATCGTGGCCGTACTCGGCTCGGCCTGCTCGAGCGTCTGCACGCCGGCGGCACCGATTCTGTGGAAGCAGGGTATCGTTGAGCTCGGCACGGCATGTTCGGCACCCTCGCTTACGGCCGCCGACCGCAAGCCCGAGTATGACGGCTTCGTGCGCACCATCTACAGCGACATCGAGCAGGGTGCGGCCGACGCGAAGTACATGTTCGACGCGCTCAAGGTGAAAAAGATCGTGACGGTCCACGACGGCAGCCCATACGCACAGCAACTTACCGTCGTGACGGCGACGAACTTCACGAAGTTGGGTGGTACGGTGCTGTCGCAGGAGGCAATTGCGCCGACCGATGTCGACATGCATCCGCTTCTCACCCGTATCGCGACCGAGAAGCCGGACGCAATTTACTTTCCGGTCTTCGTCGCGGGTGCGGCACAGCTTCTGCGCCAGGCGAAAGAAACGCCCGGCCTCGATAAGATTCCTCTCATCGGCGGCGGCTCGTTGATGGCGCCCGAGATGATCACGGCGGCGGGGCCGTCGGTCGTCGGTTTCCGCATCGCCTATCCCGACGTATCCGACGAGGCGATGGGCAAGGGATATCCCAAGTTCATCGAGGCATACAAGAAAGCCTATGGCGAGGGACCGATCTCCGGCTTCCACGGCCAAGCCTACGACGCAGCGCAGCTGCTGATGAAGGCGATCCAAAAAGTCGCCGTCGATAAGGATGGCTCGCTGTATATCGGCCGGAAAGCCCTACGGGACGCGGTCTTTGCAACCTCGTTCGATGGCGTTTCGGGTCCGATCGCGTGCGACGCGCACGGCGAGTGCGGTAAGTTCAAGCCGGCGGTCTATGAATACACGAATGCCGACGCCAAGACTTTCAAGATCGGCACGAACCCGAAGAAGATTTGGCCGTAA
- a CDS encoding ethanolamine utilization protein EutQ codes for MSGIKLIKPNARKFEPIEGIEGHIEIGRDVGTDISRSLSAGVATFENCAMEWTVKYDEYFYCLEGTLTIETKKGDFILTPGTGIWLPEGTWLVYRAKERARVVFSVYPADWRERLEKKA; via the coding sequence ATGAGCGGAATTAAGCTGATCAAGCCGAATGCCCGGAAATTCGAGCCAATTGAGGGTATCGAGGGCCATATCGAGATTGGGCGCGACGTCGGCACAGACATCAGTAGGTCGCTCAGCGCGGGTGTTGCGACGTTCGAGAACTGCGCGATGGAATGGACCGTCAAGTACGACGAGTATTTCTATTGCCTCGAGGGGACGCTAACGATCGAGACAAAAAAGGGAGATTTCATCCTCACGCCGGGCACAGGAATCTGGTTGCCGGAGGGGACCTGGCTCGTCTACCGGGCAAAAGAGCGCGCTCGGGTTGTCTTCTCGGTCTATCCGGCGGATTGGCGCGAGCGGCTCGAAAAGAAGGCTTGA